GGTGCAGCGTCTCCGCAAGCCGCTGCGCCAGCCGGTAGTGGGCCGTGTCGGCGACCGGCATCCGGCCTGTCCTCTCCGTGAAATGTCGGCCCGTTCCAGCCCTCACCGGGGAAACTCCTCGAAAATGCGACTTGCTCCCGACACGCATCTCCGCGCTGCCTCCAATGCCCGGCGGGCATCGTTCTCCCCAAAGAGCGCCCAGGGGTCCCGGTACGTCGCCTCATCGCCGTAATCGGTCAGAAAATGCTCCTCTGCCCCGATCGTCTCAAAGGTCTCGAGCAGCTGCTCCAAGGTCTGCTTCGCTGTCCCGGTAAGTCGCCCGCCCTCGATCAGATTCCTGAGATGGACGCTCGGCTCGTGGGTCCTCGCCAACGGGCCAAAGAGTGCCAAGATGGTCTGCGGGGCGTTCTCCAGGGACAGCTGCGCGTTGTTCACGCACGAGCGCCAGCGGCGAAGCTCATAATCCTGCTCCGCTTCCTGCAGAAAGCCCCGGGCAAGGCGCAGGCGGTAGCGGGCATCCTCCTCAGAATGCACGGTACCCGTCCCAGTCGAGCCGCCACCCCTGCCGTGGGGGGGTCTCCCACTCCCAGCAAAATTCCCCACCGCGGACGACTCGCCGGAGCCCCGCCTGCTCGATCAGGCGCCGGAGAACCGCTTGCCTCTCGCGAAAGAAACCCGTGTCGTAAAGCACGCGACCGTCAAGCGCCAGGTCCAGGTACAGGGATGGCACGCGGGCCAGAACCTCTTCGGGAGTCTTGGCGATGAAGGCGACGCGTTCCCGCACCCGGCCGGCCAGTGGCCGGCGGATTTCGACGATCCGGTCCAGCGGGCTCTCCGGCAGCCCCTTGACGACCAGGAAGATGTCGACGTCGCTCTCCGGTCTCGCCTCGCCACGCGCGTGGGAGCCAAACAGCACAACCGACACGAGGCGCTCCCCAAAAGCCGCCCGCAGGGTCTCGACGAGGCGGAGGGCAAATTCGCCTGCCGGCTCCGCACCCGCGACCGATGCC
This DNA window, taken from Candidatus Methylomirabilis sp., encodes the following:
- a CDS encoding HEPN domain-containing protein — protein: MHSEEDARYRLRLARGFLQEAEQDYELRRWRSCVNNAQLSLENAPQTILALFGPLARTHEPSVHLRNLIEGGRLTGTAKQTLEQLLETFETIGAEEHFLTDYGDEATYRDPWALFGENDARRALEAARRCVSGASRIFEEFPR
- a CDS encoding nucleotidyltransferase domain-containing protein — encoded protein: MGPAQEKWASVAGAEPAGEFALRLVETLRAAFGERLVSVVLFGSHARGEARPESDVDIFLVVKGLPESPLDRIVEIRRPLAGRVRERVAFIAKTPEEVLARVPSLYLDLALDGRVLYDTGFFRERQAVLRRLIEQAGLRRVVRGGEFCWEWETPPRQGWRLDWDGYRAF